The Castanea sativa cultivar Marrone di Chiusa Pesio chromosome 11, ASM4071231v1 genome contains a region encoding:
- the LOC142615295 gene encoding thioredoxin-like 1-2, chloroplastic gives MMACSMKSCAYCLNGTIVGSKSRGFCPSLVSVQPRDSKSRALPMLGVEFMGKPLAVSDQKGLRDWNLKSPSNFSPHAQPSICVSRSLRWWEKTLKPYMVEIHSANELVDSLLNAGDRLVIVDFYSPRCGGCKTLHPKICQLAELNPNAIILKVNHDELKAMCHSLRIHVLPFFRFYRGAEGRLCSFSCTNATIKKFKDALAKYGTERCILGPAKGLDESELMYLASIGQISKGLSLPSTKEESVEDLVMKSIDLSGVLSKAGNKMELKKEMLC, from the exons ATGATGGCTTGTTCAATGAAGAGTTGTGCATACTGTTTGAATGGGACTATTGTTGGCTCAAAATCCAGAGGGTTTTGTCCCTCTCTTGTCTCCGTACAACCTAGGGACTCAAAATCAAGAGCTTTACCTATGCTAGGTGTTGAGTTTATGGGAAAACCCCTTGCTGTTTCAGATCAAAAGGGTTTAAGAGATTGGAATCTTAAATCTCCAAGCAATTTCTCTCCTCAT GCACAACCATCAATCTGTGTAAGCCGAAGTTTGAGATGGTGGGAGAAGACTCTTAAACCCTACATGGTGGAGATTCATTCAGCTAATGAACTCGTGGATTCCTTGCTTAATGCTGGCGATAGATTGGTCATAGTTGACTTCTATTCACCTCGTTGTGGAGGTTGCAAAACTCTGCATCCTAAG ATTTGTCAGCTTGCTGAATTGAACCCAAATGCAATTATTCTTAAAGTTAACCATGATGAGCTCAAAGCTATGTGTCACAGTCTCCGAATTCATGTCCTACCATTCTTTAGGTTCTATAGGGGTGCAGAGGGTCGTCTATGTAGTTTCAGCTGCACCAACGCTACT atcaagaaattcaaagaTGCTTTGGCAAAGTATGGGACTGAAAGATGTATTCTTGGCCCGGCAAAAGGTCTAGATGAATCTGAGCTAATGTATTTAGCATCAATTGGTCAAATTTCAAAAGGGTTATCATTGCCATCCACCAAGGAAGAAAGTGTGGAGGATTTGGTTATGAAAAGCATAGATTTGTCTGGTGTTCTAAGCAAAGCAGGCAATAAGATGGAACTCAAAAAGGAGATGCTTTGTTGA